CTCTATCACCATTAGGATGCGAACTGGACGCGCCGCTCGCGAAATTCAATTCATGATCTTGCATGGCCAGCCTATATGCGCTCCGAACAGAGAAGTTCCCGCTACGCTCGGGTTGCCATGCAATAAAGTCCTTGCGTTTTCTTGGGGAAGTTCTTAATTTTAGAATTTCATTCACATCTAATGGCCAAAAGTGATTATTGAGTAGCTGTACATTCCAAGCTCTATTTTCATCCAAAAAATCAGAAACATTGTTCAATCTACAGATACGTTTAGGGGTTATCGGACGGAAAGATGGGCCACGTGGAATCTAAGGATCTCGCCACGTTTTAATAGGGGAGCCATCGCTCACCCTCCAGATCGCCCCTTTTTTGAGAAGCTACAATCCATGTTCAATACCTTTCCATACCGCAGAAGTGTTACCCGAGAAAACCGTATCCATGAGATTACCATTAGGGTAGTACCTCACTCGCAACAATCGTGCACATAAACTGTTAGGAGAATCCAGAAGCCTCCATGACTCTTAGCAAGGAGAGCTTGATTAAAAAGCACACATGTCACGGAAGCCCATATCTCCCTTGGCTTTATTCTATCCCAACTCAACCATGCCATCTTTCTCTTCCCCTTTTTCACTCCCCAGCAATATTGCCTCATTAACCGCGTCAGATCATCACATACCGACGCCGGGAGCCGGAAAACACTCATAACATATGCAGGAATAGCTTGGGTCACCGTCTTAATTAACAATTCCTTACTACCAGATGACATGTACTATTCACTCCAATCCACCAGTCTTTTACTCGGACTGTCCTGAACAGTTTCAAAATTTCCTTTATGCATACGCCCATCTGGCACTGGCAGTCCCAAATTTTTAGGATCAAACACTTGTTGGGTTATGCCCAAAATATCCTTTACTTCATCCGCAACCTAATCAAGGCAGTTATCCGAAAAAAGGATGGGACACATGGAGGGGTTGATGAGTTGCCCCATTGATGAAGCGTAAGTGTTTAACAAACCTTTCACTATATTCGCCTGATGAGAAGAAGCACGGAAGAATAACAAGGAGTCATCCGCAAACAATAGATGTGAGATTGACGGTGCTCTCCGACAAATCTTCACCCCCTCCAAACCACCATCCATCATTGACTTGTTAACCAAAGCAGAGAGAGCGTCAGCAACAAACAGAAATAGAAACGGGGACAAGGGGTCACCTTGGCGGAGGCCCCTCGACGGAGAGAAGGAATCCAACAATTTTCCATTGAACTTTACAGAGTATCTTACTGATCTCACACATGACATCACCAGAGAAATCCACTTCTGCGAGAGGATGGATTGGGTTGTTACATGCACAAAAATTATAATTTTTCTCAGGAGCTGGGCGGCCTGGTTTTGCCCTCACTGAGCTCCGCTAGTGATAGAAGGACAGTGGTATTCTCAGTCCATTAAGGTTCAAATCCTGTTACTTGTATTTATCctgaatttatttcagaatttctgGTGATACATGTTTAGTGGAAGGATACGTTTTCATCGACTacgaggcgcctacggtgactttgtaaaatctcaagatgacaTGTCGCCTTAGTTTCTCGAAGATGCTTATAGGGGTAAAACGTGTGTGTTTTCATACTGGTGAGCGTATGCATGTATATATGAGCATTTGCCTGTGTCTGTACCGTGTCGAAAAAACGTACCGGAGTAGTAGTGACAAGTTTGCCGTCACTCGTTTGTCCTCGATAGGTACCATCtgtgctagctagctagctaagcCTCGGCAAGCTAGCATTCGTCGCCCTCATATTCACGCCTCCGTCATCATCAACGTAATCTTGCAGTGACCTCGTCAATCTCGCCACCTCGCCATCTCGACCATGCCGGCGCCGGCCAGGATGGCTGGTGGCGTTCGTCGCATTCAAAACTCGGCCTTCTTTTTAAGACATGGGGCTAAGAGAACTAGCGACAGCCCCAGACATCGCCAAACGCATCAGTATCGAGCCATCTCTCCTACCAGTACGGGTAGGGCAGCAGGGATGGCTTGCCAAGGAGCACCAAACGGCCGGGGAAACGCCACCGGGGCCGGCGCTGACGACGTCGGGAGCGCCGTTAAGGCGCACTTCGTGCTCGTCCCGCTCATGTACCAGGGGCACGTGATCCCGGCGGTGGACACCGCGCTGCTGCTGGCCACCCACGGCGCGCTCGCCAGCGTCGTCGCCACGCCGTCCAACGCCGCGCGCATACGCCCGACGGTCGACCTCGCGCGCCGGTCCGGCCTGCCCATCCGGCTCGTGGAGCTCCCGCTCGACTGCGCCGCCGAGGGCCTGCCCGAGGGAGCCGACGACGTCGACAAGATCCCGCCTGGCCTCGCACCCAACTACTTCCGCGCCCTCGCGCTCCTCGCGGAGCCGCTCGAGCGCCACCTCCGCGCGCACCCGCCGTACCCGACGTGCATCGTCTCCGACTTCTGCCACCCGTGGACCGTGCAGGTCGCGGCCAATCTCAAGGTCCCgcgcctcaacttcttcagcatGTGCGCCTTCTCCCTCCTGTGCCAGCACAACGTCGAGAGGTACAACGCCTACGACGCCGTGGCCGACGACAACGAGCCGGTGGTCGTGCCCGGCGTGGAGAAGAGAATCGAGGTGACCAGGGCGCAAGCCCCCGGCTTCTTTCGGGCGCCCGGGTTCGAGAAGATAGCTGACCAAATCGAGCTGGCGCAAGGCGAGGCCGATGGCGCCGTCGTGAACTCTTTCCTTGAGATGGAGCCGGAGTACGTCGCTGGGTACGCGGCCGCCAGGAAGATGAAGGTGTGGACCATCGGGCCGGTGTCGCTGTACCATCAGCACGCCGCGACGCTGGCAAAGAGAGGGAACACCACCACAGCCATTGACGCCGACGAGTGTCTCCGGTGGCTTGAAGGCAAGGAGCCTAATACAGTCTTGTATGTCAGCTTCGGGAGCATCGTGCACGCCGACCCGAAGCAGGTCATCGAGCTTGGGCTCGGGCTCGAGGGATCGGGGCACCCATTCGTCTGGGTTCTGAAGAATCCCGCCCAGTACGGCGAGGATGTGCGCGAGTTCCTGCAGGACCTCGAGGAGCGCGTCGCCGGTCGCGGGATGCTGGTCAGAGGGTGGTCGCCGCAGGTGCTTATCCTAAACCACGCCGCCGTGGGCGGCTTCGTGACGCACTGCGGGTGGAACTCGACGATGGAGGCGATCGCGGCCGGGCTGCCGGTCGTGACATGGCCGCACTTCTCGGACCAGTTCTTGAACGAGAAGCTAGCCGTGGAGGTGCTCGGAATTGGCGTGGGCGTCGGGATCAAGGAGCCGTTGATGTGGATGTCGAAGAAGGAGATCGTGGTGGGGAGAGAGGTGGTGGAGGCCGCCATCAGGAGCATCATGGATGGGGGAGAAGAGGGAAAGGAGAGAAGGACGAAAGCACTGGCTCTCTCAGAGAAGGCGAGGGCGGCCGTGCAGAAGGGCGGGTCATCCCTTGGCAACCTATTGGATCTGATCAAGCATTTTGAGGCGGACGCGGGAGGTTGCACGACTGACTAAATGAATGTCGTCACAGTCTTACAGAGCACTGCGTCATATATCGCACCGAGTATTCAGTTTCAGAAGATTTTTGGACAACCAAACATTTTATTATCTTTTTTTACTCTTTCTTTATAAAAAGAAAAATGAGTATAATTTTGATCATACAAAAGTTTGTTTTTGTATGATATGTATTACAAGGCAGATGACTTCTTTATTCTTTTTCTTGCATCTCCAAATAAGTCTAAAAGTTCACCTAAAAAAAACTAAAATTGACTCCTAAAAACTCACTCTCAAATGGTACTCTTCTTTTTTGAGAGAGAGTACGTCAAAGTCATACCATATTACTCCTATGAATGATGATGGAGTACCCGCCTCCTGGGGGTCTTCGAGGGCGAAGAGGGACTTTCCGCCGTTTGTTTGCAGTGGCGTGCCGCGCGGGCCTCTTAGGGGCTCTCTGTATTGTCTGATCAAGAAGTTCAGGTGGACGCAGGAGGTCGCACGACTGGCAGAATGAGCGTCGTCACAATCTCAAAGTGCAGCGCCAGAGAGCACCGACGGTTTAGTTTCGGAAGATTCTTGGGCAATCAAACCTTCCCCTATCCCTTTTTTCTTGTTTTGTAAAAAAAAGAGTATAATTTTGATCATATAAAATATTGTACTCGTACTATGTGTACCAAAACGCAGgcctcttctttttcttttgctcaGAGCATCTCCAATCTGACCGAAAAGTTAACTCCTAAAAACCCACTCTCAAAACCTAGCCCTTAAAAACCTAGGTTTTCTAAGCAAAGCCCAAGACTTCTTTCTCTAAAATGAGAACTCAACAGCATACATTTACCACCATGTATATGACAAACATCTACTGTTTACTAACAATTACAGCAAACAGTGGTGGAGACAGATTTTTTATTAAGGTAAGCCCAACGTAGGCAGGCATGCATACAATGACACCAAGCGTATATTTTTCCTCAACACCAGTATGCAAATAGTATGAAAATAAAAAACATTAAGCTGTGGCGGAGGCCTGGCCAGCTAGATTGCTGCCTTTGCCACTGACGGCAAACAAcccaaaaaatataaaaaaaatacaATTCTAAACAACATATTCCTCGAATTCAGCTGGTTTTGTGCATGTTTGCCCTCACTCTTCTATCTTGTTGATTTAATGGTGTCCCTAATTCTCAACCTCAATTTCGTTAACTCTCCTATCCAAACATGTTGTTTTTCATTGCAAGAACTTGGATGATATATATATTACACAATCTCCCTATTCAGGAGGGACGGGGCAGAATGTGGGTGGGGCAAGTAGAAATTGTTTGTTGTTTTACACATAGAGTTGAAGGGTGTATGCATAAAATCCCAACTACGATGCACTGCGTGTAAGGCTGGTAAGCACAACCAAAAGAATAAAGATGCACACAGCAAACCCGCTCATGTTGGCCAATTAGAATTAACTAGTAAAAGAGCtcgtgcgttgcaatgggagaaaAAAGTAACACATGCTTCTAAGACtacccatagtgggagtaacataggtagtaacatcacgcatatctagataaaatagatgatgtggcaagcaataaatgaagaaagagaggaaagtagtaacataACTAGTTACTAGTAGTTTGAGTAAcgtcacacatatcaaggcaagatgtgtctatagcctaataaatgatgtgttgcatgttaccacacatatgttactctagccacagtgggagtaacttcagcagtaacttcaagtccaactcagcaaatttgtctatgtggcaatgagttaatgaaGAGAGAGGTAGTTctagtaacttagctagttactgtaacatcacacatattaaagcaagatgagtctatagcatAATAAATGAAGTATTGCATGTTACCACGCATATGTTACttcccactatagaggtagtaacatagagtagtaacatgcccatgttactactctatgttactacccattgtggctagtagtaacatagactattAACAtaggcatgttactagtctatgtttcTATCCATTGTGACTAGTCTAATCTAATAATCATTACTCAAGACCCCAATAAGTCCACGTTCTTTATTTCAACATGGCATGCCAATAGGTCTGAGTAATGCTACAACTACAAAAGGTTACTTAAGTTTTTTACAAAGACGCTAATGTGGGGGATTATGACTGGTTATAGGGGGATGAAGGGGTCCACCCCACTTGAATTCAGGGGCGAGAGAGTTAAACTTTGTAAAGTTAAGTAAAACGTTTTGAACTCTTTGTAGGTCTAGCATTATTGCCCTTGACCACACAGGGAGTAATACCACGTCATACCATGCGCTAGATATGTGCTTGCCATCGGACGACAGTCACTGTTCACGCGGAATGTCAAGAAAACTGTTGTCTGGTATGTATCATTTGGGTTTCTTTGTGAAAGTACGAGGGAGTTCTAGGAGACGTGCTAGAGGTTTTTGAAAGACAGATGGAGAGCTGCTGAGACGTGCTAGAGTTGCTCCAACGTACCAGAGTAGTAGTGACAAGTGACAAATTTGCCTTCACTTGTGTGTCCTCGGTACCATCGGTGCTAGCTAGCTAGCCAAGCCTCGACAAGCAAACATTCGTCGCCCTCATGCTCACGCCTCCGTCATCATCATCTAACATAATAACAGACAAACACTAGTATACCTGTAAATCTTGCAGTGACATGGTCAATCTCGTCACCTCGCATCTCGACCATGCCGGCGTTCGTCGCATTCAAAATCCGGCCTTCTTTTTAAGACACGGGACTAACAGAACTAGCGACAGCCCCACAGATCGCCAAACGCATCCATCAGTATCGAGCGGTCTCTCTTACCACCAGTACGGGCAGCAGGGGGGATGGCTTGCCAAGGAGCACCAAACGGGCAGGGAAACGCCATCGGGAGTGCCGCTAAGGCGCACTTTGGGTGTGTTTGATAGGGTGCATGAGGGTGTACGAGGGCAAAAGTTTCTAATCCGACCCACTTTTGCTTGTTTGGTAGGGTGCATGGGCTCACCTGAGCTATGTCCATCTCATGCATAAAAGGACCCTCAACCATGCTCATCTCATGCACCCAAACAGGGTGCATGAAGGTAGCCATGCTGGCCCTGACCCTCGTCCCCACCCACCAGATCACGTTCAGATATATTTATATTtacaaaaaaatgttcaaatttcaaaaaaatgttcaaattttgaaaaagttcaGAATTTCGATTTTTAAAAAAGTTTAGAGTTTCAAAAttgtttaaattttcaaaaaa
This sequence is a window from Aegilops tauschii subsp. strangulata cultivar AL8/78 chromosome 7, Aet v6.0, whole genome shotgun sequence. Protein-coding genes within it:
- the LOC109776574 gene encoding UDP-glycosyltransferase 73D1-like, translated to MYQGHVIPAVDTALLLATHGALASVVATPSNAARIRPTVDLARRSGLPIRLVELPLDCAAEGLPEGADDVDKIPPGLAPNYFRALALLAEPLERHLRAHPPYPTCIVSDFCHPWTVQVAANLKVPRLNFFSMCAFSLLCQHNVERYNAYDAVADDNEPVVVPGVEKRIEVTRAQAPGFFRAPGFEKIADQIELAQGEADGAVVNSFLEMEPEYVAGYAAARKMKVWTIGPVSLYHQHAATLAKRGNTTTAIDADECLRWLEGKEPNTVLYVSFGSIVHADPKQVIELGLGLEGSGHPFVWVLKNPAQYGEDVREFLQDLEERVAGRGMLVRGWSPQVLILNHAAVGGFVTHCGWNSTMEAIAAGLPVVTWPHFSDQFLNEKLAVEVLGIGVGVGIKEPLMWMSKKEIVVGREVVEAAIRSIMDGGEEGKERRTKALALSEKARAAVQKGGSSLGNLLDLIKHFEADAGGCTTD